The Herminiimonas arsenitoxidans genome window below encodes:
- a CDS encoding LPS-assembly protein LptD: protein MAALIAAVSAPTFVSAQIVETTAKSPKAAERDEETRVSAEQMTGRPDRELVLDRDVEIIRGETTVSADHATYWVSEDEVEVNGNVRMTRFGDRYTGDKMRIKMDTGVGYVTNTTYLMQESNGQGRAERINFEGEDRAVVVGGTYSTCEGPNPDWYIKSSTLELDTGREVGSAESPVIYFKGVPILGAFSMSFPLSGARKSGFLAPTFGTTSTGGFELATPYYFNIAPNRDLTLTPRYIARRGLMLGADARYLDADYAGQTKAEFLPNDSETKTDRWAFSSVHTQRFNSAASFGWNINSASDNNYPVDFSRNLTTSTQRLLSRDLYFNYSGSFWTATARASNYQVLQDPASPIVAPYDRLPQVSLVAGRQDVNGFDWTANLEATRFWHPTLVRGERYVVNPSISYPIIRPSYFLTPKLSLNAATYSVQDPSTDISSKYNRALPTFSLDGGLVFERETSIFGQAATQTLEPRLFYVRTPYRDQSQFPIFDTALADLSFAQIFSENRFIGNDRISNANQLTVAMVSRYIEESGTERLRLALAQRLYFDDQRVILGTPIAESKSDLLASAMLKISNALSTEGNMQYSASERAVTRANAGVSWRPEPKKVLNLTYRVDVPNALRQVDVSGQWPIADRWYGVGRLNYSLPNDYANRPSYTQTGVAPARGLSEGLIGLEYKADCWIFRVVAQRIPTATGQSTSTLFFQLELSGLTKLGSDPLEALRRSIPGYQVLGQPSNNLNY from the coding sequence ATGGCCGCATTGATCGCCGCGGTTTCTGCGCCGACCTTCGTTTCTGCCCAAATTGTTGAAACAACTGCAAAATCGCCCAAGGCGGCCGAACGTGACGAAGAGACGCGTGTCAGTGCCGAGCAAATGACTGGGCGTCCGGATCGTGAGCTGGTGCTGGATCGTGATGTGGAAATCATCCGCGGCGAGACGACGGTTTCTGCCGATCATGCGACTTATTGGGTGAGCGAGGATGAAGTCGAAGTGAACGGCAACGTTCGCATGACACGCTTCGGCGACCGTTACACCGGCGACAAGATGCGCATCAAGATGGATACGGGTGTTGGTTATGTCACCAATACGACGTACCTCATGCAAGAGAGCAATGGGCAAGGACGCGCGGAACGAATCAATTTCGAAGGGGAAGACCGCGCAGTTGTTGTCGGGGGAACCTATAGTACTTGCGAAGGCCCGAATCCGGACTGGTATATCAAATCGAGCACCTTGGAACTCGACACCGGGCGTGAGGTTGGCTCTGCCGAGTCGCCTGTGATTTATTTCAAGGGCGTACCGATTCTGGGTGCGTTCTCTATGTCTTTCCCGCTTTCCGGGGCACGCAAGTCGGGTTTCCTGGCGCCGACATTTGGTACAACGAGTACCGGCGGTTTTGAATTAGCGACACCTTATTATTTCAATATCGCGCCGAATCGCGATTTGACACTGACACCGCGATACATTGCCCGTCGAGGCCTTATGTTGGGTGCAGATGCGCGTTACTTGGATGCTGATTACGCAGGACAAACCAAAGCGGAATTCCTGCCTAATGATAGTGAGACCAAGACCGATCGTTGGGCGTTTTCCTCTGTGCATACGCAACGCTTTAATTCAGCGGCGTCGTTTGGCTGGAATATCAATTCGGCTTCGGATAATAACTACCCTGTTGATTTTTCCCGGAATCTGACAACGAGTACGCAACGCTTGTTGTCGCGAGATCTGTACTTCAATTACTCTGGTAGTTTCTGGACGGCGACGGCACGCGCTTCTAACTATCAAGTATTGCAGGATCCTGCTTCTCCTATCGTTGCTCCGTACGATAGACTGCCTCAGGTGAGCCTTGTAGCAGGACGACAAGACGTTAATGGTTTTGATTGGACGGCAAATCTTGAGGCGACACGCTTCTGGCATCCGACTCTGGTGCGCGGCGAGCGTTATGTCGTTAATCCTAGTATTTCATACCCGATTATTCGTCCTAGTTATTTCCTGACGCCGAAATTGTCGCTGAATGCCGCGACATACAGCGTACAGGATCCCTCTACCGACATCAGTTCAAAATACAACCGCGCACTGCCGACATTTTCTCTGGATGGCGGTTTGGTATTTGAGCGTGAAACCAGTATTTTTGGTCAAGCCGCAACCCAGACTCTGGAACCGCGTCTGTTCTACGTAAGAACGCCGTATCGTGATCAAAGTCAGTTCCCGATATTTGATACGGCATTAGCTGATCTGAGCTTTGCGCAGATTTTCAGTGAAAATCGTTTTATCGGTAATGATCGCATCAGCAACGCGAACCAGTTAACGGTAGCAATGGTCTCACGCTATATCGAAGAAAGCGGCACAGAGCGTTTGCGTTTAGCACTTGCTCAGAGGCTTTATTTTGACGACCAACGCGTTATCTTGGGTACCCCGATTGCGGAAAGCAAATCCGATTTGCTGGCATCCGCCATGCTCAAAATTTCCAATGCGCTCAGCACTGAAGGCAATATGCAATATAGCGCAAGTGAAAGAGCTGTTACTCGCGCCAATGCAGGGGTGAGCTGGCGGCCGGAGCCAAAGAAAGTATTGAATTTGACCTACCGTGTTGACGTACCGAATGCCTTGCGTCAAGTGGACGTATCTGGCCAATGGCCGATCGCTGATCGCTGGTATGGTGTCGGTCGACTCAATTATTCTTTGCCCAACGATTATGCGAATCGCCCTAGCTATACGCAAACAGGAGTGGCGCCCGCCAGAGGTTTGTCTGAAGGCTTGATCGGTCTTGAATACAAGGCCGATTGCTGGATATTCCGCGTGGTGGCGCAACGTATTCCAACGGCGACTGGCCAATCAACTTCAACGCTCTTTTTTCAACTCGAGTTGAGCGGCTTAACAAAGTTGGGTTCCGATCCTTTGGAAGCTTTGCGTAGAAGTATTCCCGGCTATCAAGTTTTGGGACAACCTTCCAATAATCTTAATTATTAA
- a CDS encoding aminoglycoside phosphotransferase family protein — protein MSLHTTSDSADDLRLTELNKWLASLPAPLLKLDSLRPASSDASFRRYFRIDGADGATFIVMDAPPPQEDVRPFIHVAEVFGETGVSVPSILAQDIDQGFLLLTDLGSTTYLQLLNPDNAHKLYIDAIDALVHIQTHSKPAVLPEYDRALLLRELMLFPEWYIGKHLGLTMTEKQTTTLNNIFELLLANNLAQAQVYVHRDYHSRNLMVLTQGNPGILDFQDAVFGPITYDLASLLRDAYIQWDEEIVLDWAIRYWERAKRAGLPVNPDIDSFYRDFEFMGLQRHLKVLGIFARLYHRDGKDAYLKDLPLVMEYTRKVAYRYKELAPLVKLLDELEDKAPQVGYTF, from the coding sequence ATGTCTTTACATACAACATCTGATTCCGCTGACGACTTGCGTCTGACGGAACTCAACAAATGGCTAGCCTCTTTACCAGCGCCGCTGCTCAAACTGGACTCCTTACGACCAGCATCCTCCGATGCAAGTTTCCGCCGTTATTTCCGCATAGACGGCGCGGATGGGGCCACTTTTATCGTAATGGATGCCCCTCCGCCGCAGGAAGACGTACGGCCTTTTATCCATGTCGCAGAGGTTTTTGGCGAAACCGGAGTGTCCGTGCCGAGCATTTTGGCACAAGATATCGACCAGGGCTTTTTGCTGCTGACCGACCTTGGATCGACTACTTATCTGCAATTGTTGAATCCGGACAATGCGCACAAGTTATATATCGATGCCATCGATGCATTGGTCCACATCCAGACACACAGCAAACCGGCGGTTTTACCCGAATATGATCGCGCCCTGCTGTTGCGCGAACTGATGCTGTTTCCCGAATGGTATATAGGCAAGCATCTTGGCCTGACCATGACAGAAAAGCAAACGACTACGCTGAACAATATATTCGAGCTCCTGCTGGCGAATAACCTTGCGCAAGCGCAAGTCTATGTACACCGCGATTATCACTCGCGTAACCTGATGGTGCTGACGCAAGGCAATCCCGGCATTCTGGATTTCCAGGATGCGGTATTTGGTCCTATTACCTACGATCTGGCCTCATTGCTACGTGATGCCTATATTCAATGGGACGAGGAAATCGTACTGGACTGGGCAATCCGCTATTGGGAGCGCGCCAAACGTGCTGGTTTGCCGGTCAATCCTGATATCGATTCTTTCTATCGCGATTTTGAATTCATGGGCTTGCAGCGGCACCTGAAAGTGCTGGGTATTTTTGCGCGCCTGTATCACCGCGACGGCAAAGACGCTTACCTGAAAGACCTGCCGCTGGTCATGGAATACACCCGCAAAGTGGCCTATCGTTACAAAGAACTCGCACCGCTAGTGAAATTACTGGACGAGCTAGAAGACAAGGCGCCACAAGTCGGCTATACCTTTTAA
- the murU gene encoding N-acetylmuramate alpha-1-phosphate uridylyltransferase MurU, with translation MKAMIFAAGRGERMRPLTDTCPKPLLTVRGRPLIVWHILNLVRAGITDIVINHAHLGNMIEETLGNGEKFGARISYSAEGTALETAGGIAKARHLLGDEPFLALAADIYCPHFDFAQVKNVLEDNDVWGNPYPVDQRDVAWLYLVKNPAHNPLGDFALHSFSITNEGEPRLTFSGIGVYRPCMFDSIAAGESAKLAPLLREYAARGQVGGELYRGDWTDVGTAERLAELNAPLTGHYK, from the coding sequence ATGAAAGCGATGATATTCGCAGCCGGACGCGGCGAGAGAATGCGTCCGCTCACAGATACCTGCCCCAAGCCGCTGCTCACAGTGCGCGGACGTCCTTTGATCGTCTGGCACATCCTGAATCTGGTGCGCGCCGGCATCACAGATATCGTGATCAATCACGCCCACCTCGGCAATATGATTGAAGAAACACTGGGCAATGGTGAAAAATTTGGTGCACGTATCAGCTATTCAGCTGAAGGCACCGCCTTAGAAACCGCGGGCGGCATTGCCAAGGCTCGCCACCTGCTCGGTGATGAACCTTTTCTGGCTCTTGCAGCTGACATCTACTGCCCCCACTTTGATTTTGCACAAGTGAAAAATGTGCTGGAAGATAACGATGTCTGGGGCAATCCATACCCTGTCGATCAGCGCGATGTAGCATGGCTGTATCTGGTAAAAAATCCGGCACATAACCCGCTGGGTGATTTTGCATTACACAGTTTTTCCATCACCAACGAAGGCGAGCCTAGACTGACTTTTTCCGGCATAGGCGTGTATCGCCCCTGCATGTTCGATTCGATAGCGGCCGGTGAATCGGCCAAGCTCGCACCACTGTTGCGTGAATATGCAGCGCGCGGCCAGGTCGGTGGCGAACTGTACCGCGGTGACTGGACCGATGTAGGCACGGCTGAACGTTTGGCAGAACTGAATGCACCTTTGACAGGACATTACAAATGA
- a CDS encoding aminopeptidase P N-terminal domain-containing protein: MKPYTDRRASLIAQMQAKGGGIAIIPTAPEVMRNRDADYPYRHDSYFYYLSGFTEPEAVIVLVAGAKNQAILFCREKNMEREIWDGFRYGPDVARSTFGFDAAYPIEALDTELPKLMANAPALFYALGSDSKLDTQVQGWLQTVRTQARAGVTPPTAAYDVHVLLDEMRLFKDASEIDIMQRSADIAAAAHRRAMRISRPGLREYHLEAEILHEFRNSGSQFPAYGSIVATGANACVLHYRASDAELKDGDLVLIDAGCELDSYASDITRTFPANGKFSGPQKELYEIVLASQDAAFAETRPGKRFMDGHDAAVKVLAQGMLDTGLLDKNKVGSLDDVIASRAYSQFYMHRTGHWLGMDVHDVGEYRDAAPNGTDKPWRTLQAGMVLTVEPGIYVRPAEGVPEKYWNIGIRIEDDALVTATGSHVLSAAAPKTVADIEALMKH; encoded by the coding sequence ATGAAACCGTACACCGATAGACGCGCATCACTGATCGCACAAATGCAAGCCAAAGGCGGCGGCATAGCGATCATTCCGACCGCGCCGGAAGTCATGCGCAACCGCGACGCCGACTATCCGTACCGACACGATAGCTATTTCTATTATTTGTCCGGATTCACCGAACCGGAAGCTGTAATTGTCTTAGTCGCAGGCGCAAAGAACCAAGCCATCTTGTTCTGCCGCGAAAAGAATATGGAACGTGAAATCTGGGATGGCTTTCGTTATGGCCCCGATGTAGCGCGCAGTACTTTTGGTTTCGATGCGGCCTATCCGATAGAGGCACTGGATACAGAACTGCCGAAGTTGATGGCGAATGCACCCGCCCTATTCTACGCACTCGGCAGCGACAGCAAACTCGATACCCAAGTACAAGGCTGGCTGCAAACTGTACGCACGCAAGCACGTGCCGGCGTCACACCGCCGACTGCTGCCTACGATGTGCATGTACTGCTGGATGAAATGCGTCTGTTCAAGGATGCTAGTGAAATCGACATCATGCAACGCTCGGCAGATATCGCAGCAGCAGCACATAGACGTGCAATGCGCATCTCGCGCCCCGGCCTGCGTGAATATCATCTGGAAGCAGAAATCCTGCATGAATTCCGCAACAGCGGTTCGCAGTTTCCAGCTTACGGCTCCATCGTCGCCACCGGCGCGAATGCCTGCGTGCTGCACTACCGTGCCAGCGATGCAGAGTTGAAAGATGGCGATCTGGTTTTGATCGATGCCGGTTGTGAACTCGACAGCTACGCATCTGACATTACACGTACCTTCCCGGCGAACGGCAAATTTTCCGGCCCGCAAAAAGAATTGTATGAAATCGTCCTGGCATCGCAAGATGCTGCGTTTGCAGAAACACGTCCAGGCAAACGCTTTATGGATGGGCACGATGCCGCTGTCAAAGTTCTGGCACAAGGCATGCTGGATACCGGCCTACTCGACAAAAACAAGGTTGGCTCGCTGGATGACGTCATTGCCAGCCGCGCCTACAGCCAGTTCTATATGCATCGCACTGGGCATTGGCTGGGCATGGACGTACACGATGTCGGCGAATATCGCGATGCGGCACCAAATGGCACAGACAAGCCATGGCGTACTTTGCAAGCCGGTATGGTACTGACAGTTGAACCGGGCATTTACGTTCGCCCTGCAGAAGGCGTGCCAGAAAAATACTGGAATATCGGCATCCGCATCGAAGACGACGCCTTGGTCACCGCCACCGGTTCGCACGTCTTGAGCGCAGCAGCACCAAAAACTGTGGCCGATATCGAAGCCTTGATGAAGCACTGA